In the Styela clava chromosome 8, kaStyClav1.hap1.2, whole genome shotgun sequence genome, one interval contains:
- the LOC120346190 gene encoding pre-mRNA-splicing factor CWC22 homolog, with product MSKARHLEEGEIIEEKNEKNKGEPPEKKSKIDKESMISTKTGGAYIPPARLRMMQQQITDKSSEQYQRISWEALKKSINGLINKVNTSNISSIVRELFQENIVRGRGVLAQSILQAQNASPTFTKVYAALVAIINTRFPQNGELILRRLALQFRRSYKRNRKEVCLHSAQFIAHLMNQQVAHEIIGLQILTLLLENPTDDSVEVAIGFLKECGQKLLEVSPRGLAAVMERLRTILHEQELDKRVQYMIEVMFAIRKDGFKEHISVEEDLDLVEETDQFTHMLQLDDDGGGKGTENELNVFHMDPDFIQNEENYKQIKKDILDESSEGSSSGSGSSSDESSDEEPEEEKKQEIEDRTETNLVALRRTIYLAIQSSLDFEECAHKLLKMEFDVKDYKEICAMIIDCCSQLRTYEKFFGLLGARFCILKKEFMEHFEILFGEQYEIIHRLETSKLRNVAKFFAHLLHSDALPWTVLQNIVLSEDTTTSSSRIFIKILFQELVEYLGLPKLNQRLKDVTLAPFFEGLFPKDSPKNTRFAINFFTSIGLGGITDELREHLKMTALKMSEKMQAEQIASLNIDSSDESSSDSSEEDKKKRKKSKKKKKKSKTSKKKKKKQKEETFEYSDSEESDHVSDKAVKSMVSRPQPSTRNKDDHREDRSEESKKEKSKKKDQSSSEEETEKKRSLRERLLKISNTVPEKYAEKSSQKTKDKTQSRESSSDNTSSESESSSDDDSHTENEDKMHTRKKSKKAESSEESGESTDNGRDRMHQNRMKNTERDVRERRHKNERSNRKDSDSSEENVKSTKSKKSSANGKNERKNKTKSQKKYDSNSSDDEKTVYKHISKVKHSDDSGSSSEGDQNHKSSNGKKKRDDSTSSGEKKTYHEKREKREKNEKRYYGKNIKSGTRRSHSKSSEESEKEHLYESHKNSKSHKNLDRFNEKKPSTVQRRSSISSSDEKDRRSRKEYDRRDDRRQREYVDDRTTERRRR from the exons ATGAGTAAAGCTAGACATCTGGAAGAAGGTGAAATAATAGAggagaaaaatgaaaagaatAAAGGAGAACCTCCAGAGAAGAAGAGCAAAATTGACAAAGAATCCATGATTTCTACAAAAACTGGAGGAGCATATATTCCtccggctcgtttacgaatgaTGCAACAGCAGATTACTGATAAGAGCAG cGAGCAATATCAGAGAATAAGTTGGGAAGCTCTGAAGAAGAGTATCAACGGTTTGATCAATAAAGTGAACACGTCAAATATATCAAGCATTGTCAGAGAGTTATTTCAAGAAAATATAGTTCGTGGAAG GGGAGTGTTGGCCCAATCTATATTGCAAGCTCAAAATGCTTCTCCAACCTTTACAAAAGTATATGCTGCTCTCGTTGCAATCATCAACACTCGTTTTCCACAAAATGGAGAGTTAATATTAAGAAGACTTGCCTTGCAATTCCGTCGGTCTTATAAAAGAAATAGAAAG GAAGTATGCCTCCACTCTGCACAATTCATTGCCCATTTGATGAACCAGCAAGTTGCACATGAGATTATTGGACTTCAAATTTTAACTCTATTGCTTGAAAACCCGACAGATGATTCTGTGGAG GTTGCAATTGGATTCTTAAAAGAGTGTGGCCAAAAATTATTAGAGGTATCACCCCGTGGTCTTGCAGCAGTCATGGAACGTTTACGTACAATATTACATGAACAAGAGCTTGACAAGAGAGTGCAATACATGATTGAA GTGATGTTTGCTATTCGAAAAGATGGATTCAAGGAACATATTTCTGTTGAAGAAGATCTTGATCTAGTAGAAGAAACTGATCAATTCACACACATGTTACAACTCGATGATGATGGTGGAGGGAAAGGAACGGAAAATGAACTGAATGTGTTTCATATGGATCCTGATTTTatacaaaatgaagaaaattataAGCAGATTAAAAAAG ATATTCTTGACGAAAGCAGTGAAGGAAGTTCAAGTGGTTCTGGATCTTCTTCTGATGAATCATCTGACGAAG AGCCAGaggaagaaaaaaaacaagagaTTGAAGATCGAACTGAAACCAATCTTGTTGCATTGAGAAGGACAATATATCTTGCCATACAATCAAGTCTGGATTTTGAAGAATGCGCTCACAAAttgttaaagatggaatttgaTGTCAAGGATTAT AAAGAGATATGTGCTATGATTATTGACTGCTGCTCTCAACTAAGAACATATGAAAAGTTTTTTGGACTCCTTGGTGCT aGGTTCTGTATCTTGAAGAAAGAATTCATggaacattttgaaatattatttggaGAACAATACGAAATCATTCATAGATTGGAAACAAGCAAGCTAAGGAATGTTGCAAAG TTTTTTGCTCACCTTCTGCACTCTGATGCATTGCCTTGGACAGTTTTGCAAAATATTGTGCTATCAGAAGATACGACAACCTCATCATCtagaattttcatcaaaattttgttccaaGAATTAGTTGAATATCTTGGACTGCCAAAATTAAATCAAAGGCTCAAGGATGT AACCTTAGCACCATTTTTCGAGGGACTTTTTCCTAAAGATTCTCCAAAGAATACAAGATTTGCAATTAACTTCTTTACATCCATAGGTCTTGGTGGAATAAC GGATGAATTGCGAGAACATCTGAAGATGACGGCATTGAAAATGTCAGAGAAAATGCAAGCAGAACAAATTGCTTCTTTAAACATTGACTCATCTGATGAAAGCTCTTCAGACAGCTCAG AAGAAGACAAGAAAAAGaggaaaaaatctaaaaaaaagaaaaagaaatcaaaaactagcaagaaaaagaagaaaaaacagaaggaagaaacTTTCGAATATTCCGATTCTGAAGAAAGTGATCATGTGTCTGATAAAGCTGTCAAATCAATGGTGTCTAGACCTCAACCCTCAACACGGAATAAAGATGATCACAGAGAAGATAGAAGCGAGGAATCTAAAAAAGAGAAAAGTAAAAAGAAAGATCAATCGTCATCCGAAGAAGAAACTGAGAAGAAGCGATCTTTGAGGGAAAGGTTACTGAAAATAAGTAACACTGTTCCGGAGAAATATGCAGAGAAGAGTTCTCAAAAAACAAAAGACAAAACACAATCTCGCGAAAGTAGTTCAGATAATACAAGTAGTGAATCTGAATCATCATCTGACGATGATAGTCATACTGAAAATGAGGATAAAATGCATACaagaaaaaaatctaaaaaagctGAGAGTTCAGAAGAGTCTGGAGAAAGTACCGATAATGGGAGAGATCGAATGCATCAGAACAGAATGAAAAACACTGAAAGAGATGTCAGAGAACGAAGACACAAGAATGAGAGATCTAACCGAAAAGATTCAGACAGTTCAGAGGAAAATGTGAAATCCACAAAAAGCAAAAAAAGTTCGGCCAATGGTAAAAATgagagaaaaaataaaacaaaaagccAAAAGAAGTATGATTCTAACAGTTCTGATGATGAAAAGACAGTTTATAAACATATTTCAAAGGTGAAACATTCAGATGATTCTGGCAGTTCTAGTGAAGGTGATCAAAATCACAAATCTTCCAATGGCAAAAAGAAACGGGATGATTCTACCAGTTCAGGCGAAAAGAAAACTTATCACGAGAAGCgggaaaaaagagaaaaaaatgaaaagcgGTATTATGGAAAAAACATCAAATCTGGGACACGTCGAAGTCATTCCAAAAGTAGTGAAGAGAGCGAAAAAGAACATTTATATGAAAGTCATAAAAATTCCAAGAGTCACAAAAATCTTGACCGGTTTAATGAAAAGAAGCCTTCAACAGTGCAAAGAAGAAGTTCGATAAGCTCCAGTGATGAAAAAGATCGTCGCTCACGAAAAGAATATGATAGAAGGGATGACAGAAGACAAAGAGAATATGTGGACGATAGAACAACCGAGAGGAGAAGAAGGTGA